The Akkermansia sp. RCC_12PD genome contains the following window.
TTTGGTTGATCAGGTTTTCCGTGTTTTCAATGGGCCATTCGTCGGGGCGCACGGTGCTGAGCATTTTCAGGTTACGGGTCATCGCCATGTGGATTTGCTCCAACTCGTTGCTTTCCTGGCGCAGGCTTTCCACTTCACGGCTGATGAGATCCGCGGCGTTCACCATGCGGTCGCCCAGTTCATTCTGCTGGTCCATGAAGCGGGCCTTGCGCATATGGATTTCCTCCAGGCGGCGCCGGGAGCTTTCCACTTCTTCCTTTTCCCGCCTCAACTGCTCCAGCCTGAGCTGGGCTTGTTCCATGTCGGAATCCACCTGGTCCTCGGGATGGGGCGTATAGCCGGGTTCGGCGTCCATGCGGCGGTATTGGGCGTTGCTAGGTCTCATATGCGGTAAAGAATGTGCTGCAGCCCGTCTTCCAAAATTGCCGCCCTGCGGGCGCTTGGCGGGAACGGGCAATCCTTGCGCGTGCCATTATTTAACTTTGACAAAATAAATCAAGCCAAGAAGACGGCAAAAAGAGATTTTTCCCCATGGATGCGGATGGTCATGGACAGCCGGAACATTTTTCCCGCGGATGACCGTGGCGGCAGGGGACTGACGGGGCTCCGCAGGACATTCCCGGCGGCTTTCCGCCAAAGGTGCGCTTCCACATGCTTTTTTTATGGTCAAGGGCATGGAATTGCTGGTATGTAAGGGATATGCAGTCTGACACGATAGAGTGTAAGCCGACGATGTGGTTCACCGGCCGTGCACTGGTCATGGCCCTGATGTTTCTGGGGTTCGGCGCGTATTTCTATTATGATGCTGTTTCCGGCTATCCGCAGAAGAATCTGGAGTACTTCATGCACAAGACTTTTGTGGATGCCGGAGCCCTGTTTGACCGGGAAAGCCGCCTGAATGGCGCCGACAGCGGAGAATGGGCGCGTACCGTCCAGTCCCGCATAGTGGACTTTCCTGAAGATTATGAAATTCCCGCCGGAGTGGACAGGAAGGAAACTCCCTGGCCTGCCGTGCTGGCAGATTACGACCTGATGTCTGCGCCCGGCAAGGGATGGAGCGCCGCATGGCAGGCTTATTCCGGGGAAAAGCAGTACCCGCTCAAGCCCGTGGAGCAGCCGTATGACGGCTCCAAGATTTTTGAACAATGGGTGGCCGGCAGTATTTGCATGGTCTTGGCGGCGGCAGCCCTGTTCCTGCTGGTGAGAACCCGCCGCAGGAAGATGGCCCTGGAAGACGGCCGGGTGACTGCCGCCGGCAGGCAGTTCCTGGTGGAGGATATTGCCCGGCTGGACCTGCGCAGGTGGAAGATGAAGGGGCTGGCCCATGCGGTTCTGAAGCCTGAGTGCGGAAAGGTGAGAGTAAGGCTGGACGGCCTGACTTACGGGGGCTTCCGCAAGGAGGACTCTCCCAACAATGCGGAAGATTTTATGAAGGCCCTGCTGGCGCGTTATCAGGGAGAGGTGATTGATTATGAAGAAATTCTGGAGGCGGCTGAAATTTCCTCCGCCAAAGAAGGGCGCTAATGTTGATACGGAGCATGCTGTATGAGTAAGTTTCCTCCCCAGGCAAAAAACGGGCGTGACCGGGCATTTGGCATGGCTTGCTGGACATTGGGCGGAATGGCCTTTGTGCTTCTGCTGATGGTAGGCGTTTCCTTCAGCCTGTCCGGCAGGACGGTAGTGGTTGAAAAAGTGGTGCAGGTTCCGGTTCCGCAGCCAGTTGCCGTCGCATCCCCTGCGGCGTCTGCCGAGACCGGTGCTGACGCGGCTGAAGAAGACCCTGCCGGGATTCCCGACCATCCGAATTCTGCAGTAAGGCCGCGTTCCGTGGAGGAAATGCTCCTGGCGGCGGATCTGGCCGATCCGGAGGAAATTCCTTCTGCGGTTCCCTCTTCTCCTACAGGAAATGCTGGGGCGGTTTCCGCCCAGTCTGCATTGCCGGCGGAAAATCCGGACGACGTGATGCCGGCCATGACCGAGGAGGTGGCGGCTCTCGTCAAGGCCGCCAGATACGCCCAGATAGAGGGGGATCTGAAAGTGGCGGTGCTCAAGCTGGAACAGGCCATGAGGATGGAGCCTGACAACCCGGTGGTGCTTTATTATTACGGCCTGACCTATGAATGGTTGCGAAATGCCGACAAGTCCCGGGAGTTTTTCCTGAAGGTGTACACCCAGCGTGAGAAGGCGGGAAAGTACTTCTCCAGGGCGGCCAAGCATCTGCAGGCCGGCTTTTCAAGAGCTGCGGACATGCGCGGCGACATGTCCTTCGGGACCATTCTGGAATACCGGGACCCGGAATGCAGGACCGGAGAGCGGGTAAAGCTGACGGTCCCCATCCTCATGAAGGACGGATTGAACGTCAGGCCGGAAGATCTGCGCATCATCATCCAGTTTTTTGACGAGGTGAACGGGAAAAAGGTGGAAAAGACGCGTGCGCAGGAATTGCCCTACACATGGGTAACGGAACCCGTGGACTGGGCGGACGGGGAGGAAATCATGGAGATGACCTACTACATGCCCCCTCTGACGGAAGAGGAGACGATCGCCTTCGGGAGCCTCAAGTATTACGGCTATACCGCCAAATTGTACTACAAGGGCGAACCGATGGATTGCCAGGCCTCCCCTCCTGTGTTATTCTTGCTGGAACAAATGAAGCAGAGCGCCCCCTCCGGCATGCCCGAACTTTACGACGGCGGCCTGCTTCCCCCTGTGGATGCCGCCCCGGTCTCCGATTCCTACGATTCCCTCCTGCCTCCCTGATGCCCGACTGCTCCATGTTCGATCTTCCTCATAACTTTGGCGACTACACACTGGTGGCTCTTGTCGGCCGCACGCGGGGGGGTATTCTCTACCAGGCCATCCAGCAGGGCATGGACCGTTCCGTATTCATGGAATTGCTGGTGCCGGACAATCAGGAAGGAGTGACGGTGGAGGATTTCATCATGAAGGCCCGTACGCGCGCCGCCATCAACGTACCGGTACTGGGAACGGTGTACGAGGCTTCCCAGGTCCAAGGCTACTGGTTCGTTACCAGCGAGCAGCTGGGCGGCTCTTCCCTCCAGGGCATGCTGGACCGAGGGGAAACCCTGTCCGTCAAGGATATGCTGAAAGTGATTGAAACGGCAGGGACCATTTGCGGCAAGTACGAGCGTTTGCAGACGGCGTTCAACCTGATGGAGCCGCGCCATATCTTTCTGGACGACAAGTCCTGCGTGCGGGTGATGAATACAGCCATGCCCGGGAATTTTCACGAAGCGCAGTCCTGCGAACAAATGGAAAAGCTGGGAGAGTATCTTCTCCCCCTGGTGACGCCGGACGTGCCCGGCGCCACGCGCATGAGCACCCTGCTGGGCTGGATGCGCGACGGGCAGAACGGCAGCCGGATGCAGTGGGAACAGGTCATGGAGCTGATAGCGGCGGTTCGGGAGCAATTGGGTCTTTCTCCCCGGGCGACCACCCACCGCTATACCGTCCCGGCGGAACCGGTCAGAAAATCCCGGATGTGGATGATATGGACCGGGGTGGGCGTTTTGGCCGCCGGTGCGGGCACGGCCCTCCTTCTTTTCTCCGGTCCGGCCGCAGAAACGGCCCCGTCAGGACCGCCTCCGGCCCCGAAACATTATCCGGATTTTTCCGCTAGCGACCATACGGAAGTTCCCGTCACTATTCCCGGTACGGGGGACCTCATCGTGGGAGCCCATGAGATCACGATGGAATCCTACCGGTTGTTCCTGGACCAGTGGTCCCGGCTGACGCCGGAGCTGAAGGAAAAGTATTCCCATCCGGATCAGCCGGACAAGCAGAATGCCACCCATGTCCCCAGTGACTGGGAAGCCATGTGGAAGGCCGCCAGCACTCCAGGCGGCAAATGGAAGGGAAGGAGGATCACTCCCCGTTCCCCCGTCGTCAACGTCACTTTCTGGGATGCCTGGGCCTATGCCGCCTGGAAACCCGTGGGGTCTGGGGAACCGCGCTACCGGCTGCCTTCCCGCCAGGAATGGATGGCTCTGGGGGCCCTGATGGAAACGGGCGAAAAGGGGGATAAAACCCTGGTCATTGACAGGTACAGCAATGATTATGATCTGAAGACCGGCATATGCGGCATGGCCTCCGGCGTGATGGAATGGACCTCTTCCGTGGAAAAGGACCCCGCGCGCGTGAAGGAACCTCCGGGCCCCGTCGCCTGCGGCGGAGACTGGAAGCACCCCGGCATTACGGATAAGGTGGAATACCTGCGCTCGCGCGACGAATGCCGGGACAACTTGGGATTCAGAATCGTGCGGCCTGTCCGGTGACACATTTTCAACAGACAAATACATAAACACTTCAATCACTATGAAACATGTTCTCGCATTCATGATGCTGGCGCTGCTGGGCGCCTCCGGAGCCCTGGCCCAGATAGCGGTTAAAATCGTTCCGGAAAAGAAAACCTTCCTCACCGGGGAGGGCAACTACATGAGGCTGACGGTGACTAACAACTCCGGCACGCCCGTTGAACTGAAAAGCCGCGAGTATTCCTCCTGGCTGGACATTCACGTGGAGCACACCACCGGGGGTGCGATGCTTCCGCAGTCACGTTTTGCCGTTTTTCCTCCGCTCAACGTTCCTGCCGGCATGAGCGTCTCCCGCAAGATTGACCTCCGGCATTTCTATAATTTGTCCAGGGAGGGGAACTACCATGTGCAGGCCGTGGTGAAGATGCCCAATGAAAAGGACATGTTCGCCTCCCCAAAGGCCCTGTTTTCCATCCGTACGGGCACGCCCATGTGGTCTCAGACGGTAGGCATTCCAGGGAGTGTCAAAAAATGCAAGTTCTCCGTATGCACCATTCCGGAGCGGGGTATCCAGAAGCTGTACATCCAGACCAGGGACCCGGAAACGGGTGTGGCGTACAATGCCGTGTGTGTGGGAAACTGGCTGGGCACCACCCGTCCGCAGTGCCTGGTGGACGGGAAGGCCAACATGCACGTTTTCTTCCCCACCACTCCCACATTGTGCGCCTATGCGCGCATCAACTACCGGGGAACGATGGAAAAGCTCCAGTATTTTAAGAAAGTAATGGGTACGCCCAGCATGGTGTTCCTGCCGGACGGCAGCGTGCGCGTGACGGGAGCCGAGCATTATGATCCTACGGTGCAGCCCAAGGCTGTTCCGGATGCATCCGTGGTGCCGGGGATGTAAGAAAACACCCGGACCGTGGATCCGGGTGCAAAGGGGGAACGCCTGCGGGCGCCGCTAATCCGTCCGTATTTCCCGAACAGGCCGTTGTGCAGACATGCTGCAGATGTGGGATTGGGCCGCCGGAGGCGGATTATTTCCTCCTTCCCGGCCTGTGGGAAAGAAAGGGAAAAAGGGGAAATCATTCCGTCATTTCTCCGGCTTCGGTTTCCGGTTGTTTTTCAGAATGCGCTTCATGCTCTCCTGCACTACTTCGATCGGCAGGGCGTAATTCTCAGCCCGGTTCACTCTGGCAATATTCATGCCGATTAATTCTCCTTTGAGGTTGAGGAGCGGCCCTCCCATCAGCGTGAATCGGGAGGGGGTGTCGTGCTGGAGAACCATCGGAAAATCGTCGCGCCGTTTGCTGAAGCCGCCGCTGATCTCATCATTGGATGTTTCCGGGACCTGATCCCCCAGCGCCTTGCGCCGTGAACCCAGAGTGACGGTGTAGGAAATCTCCCTGTCTTCGCGCCTGACGCGCAGCTTGAGTTTTTCCCCGATGGCTTTTTTCGATAAAATGGGGGAAATGTCTTCCAGTGTGGAGACGGGAGTACCGTCCAGGGCTACAATCCTGTCTCCGGCCAGGGCGCCCGCTTGGAAGGCCGGACCATCCTTGACCACTTCCTGAAAAGAGCAGGGGGCTCCGAACACCACGCCCAGATAGACCGTATCCTTGTTTGGGATGGGGCGCCGTGCGGCGCTGATGGTACCCAGCTGGGGACGGCGGGAAATTCTGGTGGTGGACCCGTTGCTGACCACGAGCATGCCAATGGGAGCATCGCTGCTCACAGGGCCCGGCGCCGGAAGATCGGCGGCATCCACCTTGATCAGGGCAATGTCCGTGGCCGGGTCTGTGCCGACTACCTGAAAACTTTCATACTTGGAGGAACCTATGCGGATGAGCAGGCCGTTGCGGGACTCGAATTCGGACGCCTTCGTGGCGATATAGCCGTCCGGCGTCAGGATCACGCCGTAGGCCACTACGTCATGTTTGGAAAAAAAGACGGCGCTTAGATTCTGCAATCGTTCCCGAACGGGTTCAATGGTTTTCAGAACGACCTTGCCGTTGATGCGCTGTTCAAAGTCCAGGCTGCCATTGCTTCCTTCAGCCGAAGCCCAGGGAATCCATAACGCCGCCAAAGGAAACAAATATGCATAAGGGAGAAACTTCATGGCAGGGAAATGAATGGAATTAACCGTTCCGTCCGGGAGACGCCGCCTTGTCTTCCTCCGGAGGAACCGTCAGGGCATCAAACTCTTTCATGGGAACGTGCAGATTGTCTTCCAGACCGGAACCGACCCGGCTGTGAATACCGATTAATTCCCCGTTCAGGTTGAAAAGCGGGCCTCCGGAATCGCCGCGGATGAGTTTGCAGTCCGTCTGGATGACATCGTTTTTCAAGGAAACGATCCGTCCCAGGCGCACCATGGGACCGCGTTTCCGGTCCAGGCCGCCGCCGTGGCCCAGGGCAAAGACCCAGTCCCCCACCTGCGGCCGGTTTTCGGCCTTCTCGACGATGGGAAGATTCTTGTTCAGCCTGGTGGAAATCTCTGCAATGCCCGCATCTGAATCACTGTTCTCAGCCGTGGTTTTTCCCGGTATGCGGGTACCGTCCGGTAAAATGATCTTGAGGACGGTGTCTTTCTTGCCGACTACGTGAGCGGCTGAAAAAATCAGTCCCTTTTCGGAGACCAGAATGCCGGTTCCGCTGCTGTTGTTTACCTGAATGCATACCAGGGCAGAGAGCACTTTGGGAAGCACGGCCTGAAGCTGGTGCTCGATTCTCTGCAAATCTTCCACGGATTGCGGCGTGGTACGCAGA
Protein-coding sequences here:
- a CDS encoding SUMF1/EgtB/PvdO family nonheme iron enzyme produces the protein MPDCSMFDLPHNFGDYTLVALVGRTRGGILYQAIQQGMDRSVFMELLVPDNQEGVTVEDFIMKARTRAAINVPVLGTVYEASQVQGYWFVTSEQLGGSSLQGMLDRGETLSVKDMLKVIETAGTICGKYERLQTAFNLMEPRHIFLDDKSCVRVMNTAMPGNFHEAQSCEQMEKLGEYLLPLVTPDVPGATRMSTLLGWMRDGQNGSRMQWEQVMELIAAVREQLGLSPRATTHRYTVPAEPVRKSRMWMIWTGVGVLAAGAGTALLLFSGPAAETAPSGPPPAPKHYPDFSASDHTEVPVTIPGTGDLIVGAHEITMESYRLFLDQWSRLTPELKEKYSHPDQPDKQNATHVPSDWEAMWKAASTPGGKWKGRRITPRSPVVNVTFWDAWAYAAWKPVGSGEPRYRLPSRQEWMALGALMETGEKGDKTLVIDRYSNDYDLKTGICGMASGVMEWTSSVEKDPARVKEPPGPVACGGDWKHPGITDKVEYLRSRDECRDNLGFRIVRPVR
- a CDS encoding serine protease yields the protein MKKTLRRFCLSTVLCGTVLLAAMQQGVAQSASASSRILRTTPQSVEDLQRIEHQLQAVLPKVLSALVCIQVNNSSGTGILVSEKGLIFSAAHVVGKKDTVLKIILPDGTRIPGKTTAENSDSDAGIAEISTRLNKNLPIVEKAENRPQVGDWVFALGHGGGLDRKRGPMVRLGRIVSLKNDVIQTDCKLIRGDSGGPLFNLNGELIGIHSRVGSGLEDNLHVPMKEFDALTVPPEEDKAASPGRNG
- a CDS encoding PDZ domain-containing protein, with translation MKFLPYAYLFPLAALWIPWASAEGSNGSLDFEQRINGKVVLKTIEPVRERLQNLSAVFFSKHDVVAYGVILTPDGYIATKASEFESRNGLLIRIGSSKYESFQVVGTDPATDIALIKVDAADLPAPGPVSSDAPIGMLVVSNGSTTRISRRPQLGTISAARRPIPNKDTVYLGVVFGAPCSFQEVVKDGPAFQAGALAGDRIVALDGTPVSTLEDISPILSKKAIGEKLKLRVRREDREISYTVTLGSRRKALGDQVPETSNDEISGGFSKRRDDFPMVLQHDTPSRFTLMGGPLLNLKGELIGMNIARVNRAENYALPIEVVQESMKRILKNNRKPKPEK